One segment of Panicum virgatum strain AP13 chromosome 1K, P.virgatum_v5, whole genome shotgun sequence DNA contains the following:
- the LOC120705708 gene encoding tuliposide A-converting enzyme 1, chloroplastic-like — protein MASSNSAFSAFPVPAPADPADEVVREFGPLLRVYKSGRVERPLVAPPVEPGHDAATGVRSRDVDLGACSVRLYLPQAAVAADGAGSKLPVVVYVHGGGFVAESAASPNYHLFLNRLAAACPALGVSVDYRLAPENPIPAGYDDCLAALKWTLSAADPWVAAHGDLGRVFVAGDSAGANICHHLAMHPDVRGHAAAAAPGRAPLKGAVLIHPWFWGSEAVGEEPRDPAFRAMGAGLWFFACPGTSDMDDPRMNPMAPGAPGLEALACDRVMVCAAEGDFLRWRGRAYAEAVAAARGGVELLETMGEGHVFYLFKPDCDKAKEMLVKMVAFINAP, from the coding sequence ATGGCGTCGTCCAACTCCGCGTTCTCCGCCTTCCCCGTCCCGGCCCCCGCCGACCCGGCCGACGAGGTCGTCCGCGAGTTCGGCCCGCTGCTCCGGGTCTACAAGAGCGGCCGCGTCGAGCGCCCGCTCGTGGCGCCGCCGGTGGAGCCGGGCCACGACGCCGCCACGGGCGTCCGGTCCAGGGACGTCGACCTCGGCGCCTGCTCCGTCCGCCTCTACCTGCCCCAGGCTGCGGTTgccgccgacggcgccggcAGCAAGCTGCCCGTGGTGGTGTacgtccacggcggcggcttcgtGGCGGAGTCCGCGGCGTCGCCCAACTACCACCTCTTCCTCAACAGGCTCGCCGCCGCGTGCCCGGCGCTCGGCGTCTCCGTCGACTACCGCCTGGCGCCCGAGAACCCGATCCCGGCGGGGTACGACGACTGCCTCGCCGCGCTCAAGTGGACGCTCTCGGCCGCCGACCCCTGGGTGGCCGCGCACGGGGACCTCGGCCGCGTCTTCGTCGCCGGGGACAGCGCCGGCGCCAACATCTGCCACCACCTCGCCATGCACCCGGACGTGcggggccacgccgccgccgccgccccgggccgGGCGCCGCTCAAGGGCGCCGTGCTGATCCACCCCTGGTTCTGGGGCTCGGAGGCCGTGGGCGAGGAGCCGCGGGACCCCGCGTTCCGCGCCATGGGGGCCGGCCTGTGGTTCTTCGCGTGCCCCGGGACCAGCGACATGGACGACCCGCGGATGAACCCGATGGCGCCCGGCGCGCCGGGGCTGGAGGCGCTGGCGTGCGACCGCGTCATGGTGTGCGCCGCGGAGGGGGACTTCCTCAGGTGGCGCGGCCGCGCGTACGCGgaggcggtggccgcggcgaggggcggcgtggAGCTGCTAGAGACCATGGGCGAGGGCCACGTCTTCTACCTCTTCAAGCCCGACTGCGACAAGGCCAAGGAGATGCTCGTCAAGATGGTGGCCTTCATCAACGCCCCGTGA